In Triticum aestivum cultivar Chinese Spring chromosome 5B, IWGSC CS RefSeq v2.1, whole genome shotgun sequence, the following proteins share a genomic window:
- the LOC123111500 gene encoding protein SMG7 yields MMTVPMDSTAVPPSRDLVQRLLKKNAELKSHLEKSAQSKVPSDPNIWLQMRENFEKMILADHDFCEKHEIEYILWQLHYKRIEEFRHHISSAGSAASQNGKNNANPDRIKRIKSAFRSFLSEASGFYHDLMFKIKSNYDLPLGYFSESPENASNPGKNDKRTADAKKALISCHRCLIYLGDLARYKGMFGDADSVRREYNAASNYYKEAASICPSSGNAHHQLAILASYSGNEVVAVYRYFRSLAADTPFSTARDNLILAFEKNRQGYAQLPSNNKVAIARTLPPRSAGRGRGRGEIRFQPKDVNTEAASKEREQSIPDTLKSFFVRFVRLNGILFTRTSLETFEELFDVVINDLKILLSSGPNEEFHFGSDAAENALVIVRLVAILIFTVHNVKKEPDNQSYAEIVQRRVLLQNAFTAAFEFVGHILKRCSELRDIASSFYLPAIVVYIEWLACHPELAADSEMDEKHANARSFFWNQCVLLMNKLILTDLASIDGDDDEACFFDMGVYEEGETGNRLALWEDFELRGFSPLVPAHIILDFSSKHTFGSDGSTKEKKARAQRILSAGKALLNFVQIDQLRIYFDPSSRKFVVAKEPPVFEAATSTHRSRNAPETNAVELEHEVGNKFDAVATNLGAMQSGAQLCSEGEDDEEIVFKPTASEKLPKVLTELPVNGYIQPLQMSTAGWPTIGGPVAIQSTASASGPGNCNVNESLPMSSGGWAFNGRREAISSNVSMSTTYEFVQPVEMATSSWASNGAPLVGPLNTMPTFSAAISDPRVSAAMVPHFGSPDYSKLLLEQEKLLMMGLNNVHLAGNGFPEQRFQGGPSGLQSMVYSPHVSVESAGNNTSLMHNQVKATEETIPSTSDSIVPSVAASGGMTINLTDAPVAVSKKNPVSRPSRPVGPPPGFNHITPKRHDDIMPFEKLQHQQIDDYSWLDGYQPSLERVHNSKAIYPDVATTSSAFTTPFPFPGKQQVSGVYTLGASEKTWQDFHLFDPAKQNMVQNHQQINQHSGQVAEKQPAKPIGSGRYLV; encoded by the exons ATGATGACTGTTCCGATGGATAGTACTGCTGTTCCGCCATCGCGGGACCTCGTGCAGCGCCTCCTTAAGAAG AATGCCGAACTCAAAAGTCATCTTGAGAAGTCAGCACAGTCCAAAGTCCCATCAGATCCCAACATATGGCTTCAGATGCGTGAGAATTTTGAGAAAATGATTCTGGCAGATCATGACTTCTGTGAAAAGCATGAGATCGAGTATATTTTGTGGCAGTTGCACTACAAAAGAATCGAGGAGTTCAGGCACCACATTAGTTCTGCAGGTTCAGCTGCATCTCAGAATGGGAAGAACAATGCCAACCCTGATCGAATTAAGAGAATTAAGTCGGCCTTCAGGAGCTTCCTTTCAGAAGCATCGGGCTTCTATCATGACTTGATGTTCAAGATCAAATCCAACTACGACCTTCCTCTGGGTTACTTCTCGGAGTCTCCTGAGAATGCAAGCAACCCTGGCAAAAATGATAAGAGAACAGCTGATGCTAAGAAAGCCCTGATATCATGCCACCGTTGTCTCATATATCTTGGTGATTTGGCCCGCTATAAGGGTATGTTTGGTGATGCTGATTCTGTAAGACGTGAATATAATGCGGCTTCTAATTACTACAAGGAGGCAGCTTCAATCTGCCCTTCCAGCGGCAACGCACACCATCAG CTTGCAATATTAGCTTCTTACTCTGGCAATGAGGTGGTGGCTGTCTACAGATACTTTCGAAGCTTAGCTGCAGACACTCCCTTCTCCACAGCACGGGACAACTTGATTCTTGCTTTTGAGAAG AATCGCCAGGGCTATGCACAGCTGCCAAGCAACAACAAAGTTGCAATTGCTAGGACATTACCCCCACGGTCAGCTGGTAGGGGCAGAGGACGGGGCGAAATAAGGTTTCAGCCCAAGGATGTTAATACTGAAGCAGCTTCAAAAGAGCGAGAGCAAAGTATTCCTGATACACTGAAGTCCTTCTTTGTACGGTTTGTTAGGCTCAATGGAATTCTTTTCACAAGGACTAG TTTGGAAACATTTGAGGAACTGTTTGATGTGGTCATCAACGATCTGAAAATTCTCCTCTCTTCTGGTCCAAATGAAGAGTTCCATTTTGGTTCTGATGCTGCAGAGAACGCATTAGTTATTGTTCGACTTGTTGCAATCCTTATATTCACAGTGCACAACGTGAAAAAGGAACCAGATAACCAGTCATATGCTGAAATTGTCCAACGCAGGGTACTTCTTCAAAATGCATTTACAGCTGCTTTTGAGTTTGTTGGACATATTCTCAAAAGGTGCTCAGAACTTCGTGATATTGCATCAAGTTTCTATCTTCCAGCCATTGTGGTCTACATCGAATGGCTGGCATGCCATCCGGAGTTAGCTGCTGATTCGGAGATGGACGAGAAGCATGCGAATGCTCGATCTTTCTTCTGGAACCAGTGTGTCTTGCTTATGAATAAGCTCATCCTTACAGACCTTGCGTccattgatggtgatgatgatgaggcttGCTTTTTTGATATGGGCGTGTATGAAGAGGGTGAAACTGGCAATCGACTTGCATTGTGGGAAGATTTTGAATTAAGGGGATTTTCCCCCTTGGTGCCTGCACATATTATCTTGGATTTCTCAAGCAAGCACACATTTGGAAGTGATGGTAGCACCAAGGAGAAGAAAGCACGGGCACAACGGATACTTTCTGCAGGGAAGGCTCTACTCAATTTTGTTCAGATTGATCAACTGAGAATATATTTTGACCCATCTTCAAGAAAGTTTGTTGTGGCCAAGGAGCCTCCTGTTTTTGAAGCTGCCACCTCTACTCATAGATCTCGCAATGCACCTGAAACAAATGCTGTTGAGCTGGAACATGAAGTTGGTAACAAATTTGATGCAGTGGCAACTAATCTTGGAGCAATGCAGTCGGGAGCACAGTTGTGTTCCGAGGGAGAAGATGATGAAGAAATTGTTTTCAAACCTACAGCGTCTGAGAAGCTCCCAAAAGTACTTACCGAACTACCCGTTAATGGATATATCCAGCCTCTACAAATGTCTACTGCTGGGTGGCCAACAATTGGCGGACCAGTTGCTATTCAGAGTACTGCATCTGCATCAGGTCCTGGAAACTGTAATGTTAACGAGTCACTTCCCATGTCTTCTGGTGGTTGGGCTTTCAATGGCAGGCGAGAGGCTATTTCTAGCAATGTTTCAATGTCGACAACTTACGAATTTGTGCAGCCTGTTGAGATGGCTACTTCCAGCTGGGCAAGTAATGGTGCACCACTTGTTGGCCCTCTGAACACAATGCCTACTTTCTCAGCTGCCATCTCTGACCCGCGTGTATCTGCAGCAATGGTTCCACATTTTGGCAGCCCAGATTATTCAAAATTGCTCCTTGAACAAGAAAAACTCTTAATGATGGGATTAAATAATGTTCATTTGGCTGGAAATGGATTTCCTGAGCAGAGGTTTCAGGGTGGGCCGAGTGGATTACAGTCAATGGTATATTCTCCACATGTATCTGTTGAATCTGCGGGCAACAATACAAGTTTGATGCATAATCAGGTGAAAGCGACTGAAGAAACCATCCCATCCACTTCTGATTCAATTGTACCATCAGTAGCAGCATCTGGTGGGATGACAATCAATCTCACTGACGCACCTGTAGCTGTATCAAAGAAGAATCCTGTGAGTCGTCCATCAAGGCCCGTTGGTCCTCCTCCAGGATTTAATCACATCACTCCAAAACGCCATGATGATATTATGCCATTTGAGAAGCTGCAGCACCAACAGATCGATGATTACAGCTGGCTGGATGGCTACCAGCCATCACTGGAACGTGTTCATAACTCAAAAGCTATTTATCCTGATGTTGCCACTACCAGCAGTGCATTCACCACTCCCTTCCCTTTCCCTGGGAAACAGCAGGTTTCTGGGGTGTACACCTTAGGGGCCAGTGAGAAAACATGGCAAGATTTCCACCTTTTTGACCCTGCAAAGCAGAATATGGTTCAAAACCACCAACAAATTAATCAGCATAGTGGTCAAGTGGCTGAAAAGCAGCCGGCAAAACCTATCGGATCTGGCCGTTATCTTGTGTGA